ACTGGCAGGTGATCGCCCCCGATTGGCGCGGTTTCGGCGGCAGCACCTGGTTCGGCCATCCCTACTGGTTCCCCGACTACTACGCCGACCTCGAGGTGCTGCTCGACCATTACGCCCCGCATGGGCCGGTGCGCCTGGTCGGCCACAGCATGGGGGCGGCGGTGGCCGGGGTCTATGCCGGGCTGCGTCCCGAACGCGTCTCGCACCTGGTGATGATGGATTTCCTCGGCCTCAAGCCACCGGCCGAGGCGGACTCGCCCATGCTGCTGCGCAAGTGGCTGGACGCCCAGGCCACGCCGCCCCGCCTTCCCACACACGCCGACCACGCCGCCTTCGCGCGCCGGCTGCGCACGGTGAACCCCCGCCTGACGCCGGCGCGCGCCGACTTCCTCGCCCGCCACGTCGGCCGCGTCGGCGCCGACGGCCGGGTGGAGATGGCCTGCGATCCCTGGCACAAGGTGCCCTCGCCCTTCGTCTATCGCATCGAGGACGTGATGGCGTGCTGGCGCCAGGTGCGGGCGCCGACGCTGATGTTGTTCGCCGAGCACGGCTACGTGAACGAGCGCTTCGGCGACGATGCGCACGCGCTGCAGCGCCGGCTGGACTGCTTCGTCGAGCGGCGCGTGGTGACGATCGCCGATGCCGGCCACAACCTGCAGCACGACCAGCCCGAGCAGGTGGCGGCCGCGCTGGAGGATTTCCTGCGCACGGGGGCGGCATGAACCCGATCCGCTTCGCCGCCGCCCACGCCGCCCACCGCGACTGGCGGGTGGCGCTGCACCGTGCGCTCGACGACATGCTGCACGACGCACGCGTCGCCACCGCCCATGCCGCCGGCAGCGGCGAGGTGCCGGCGGAGTACACGCTCGGCCTGTGCTACCTGACCGACGCCTTCGCCGACGAGGCCGAGGCGATCCTCGCCGAGCTCCGGCACCGCCTGCCGGGCGTGCACTGGGTGGGCACGGTGGGCGTCGGCGTTGCCGCCACCGGTGCCGAGCATTTCGACCAGCCCGCGCTCGCGCTGATGCTGGCGCCGCTGCCGCGCGGCGCGTTCCGCGTGTTCTCCGGCCGCCAGCCGCTGCGCGCCGACAGCGAGGACTTCCATCCCCATGCCGCGCTGGTGCATGCCGACGGGCGCACCCCCGACCTGCAGGAGCTGCTGCCGGAGCTGGCCGCGCGCACCGCCAGCGGCTACCTGTTCGGCGGCCTCAGCGCCTCGCGCGGGCGCAGCGTGCAGATCGCCGACGCGGTGTTCGACGGCGGCGGGCTGTCGGGCGTCGCCTTCTCCGCCGAGGTCGGCATCCTGTCGCGCGTCACCCAGGGCTGCCAGCCGATCGGGCCGCGGCGCA
This genomic stretch from Thauera sp. GDN1 harbors:
- a CDS encoding alpha/beta hydrolase, with translation MSAQTASAPVHKPSLTEQLPVCGLSYTVRRWGPADAPALFLLHGWMDSSPTFQFVVDALRGDWQVIAPDWRGFGGSTWFGHPYWFPDYYADLEVLLDHYAPHGPVRLVGHSMGAAVAGVYAGLRPERVSHLVMMDFLGLKPPAEADSPMLLRKWLDAQATPPRLPTHADHAAFARRLRTVNPRLTPARADFLARHVGRVGADGRVEMACDPWHKVPSPFVYRIEDVMACWRQVRAPTLMLFAEHGYVNERFGDDAHALQRRLDCFVERRVVTIADAGHNLQHDQPEQVAAALEDFLRTGAA
- a CDS encoding FIST N-terminal domain-containing protein, which codes for MNPIRFAAAHAAHRDWRVALHRALDDMLHDARVATAHAAGSGEVPAEYTLGLCYLTDAFADEAEAILAELRHRLPGVHWVGTVGVGVAATGAEHFDQPALALMLAPLPRGAFRVFSGRQPLRADSEDFHPHAALVHADGRTPDLQELLPELAARTASGYLFGGLSASRGRSVQIADAVFDGGGLSGVAFSAEVGILSRVTQGCQPIGPRRIVSRAQDNIVVTLDGLPALDCALEDLGLPPDMALEPLAEALSSTLVGLHPGEDFDIVAPAAFGADMLVRNIIGLDPRAGVVAIGDTVDQGAWLIFCRRDPEAALADLRRIAREIRDELAASGGVALGAVYVSCSGRGGAHFGRPAAELATIRDVIGDVPLVGFFAGGEIAHSRLYGYTGVLTVFAAPR